One window from the genome of Streptomyces cadmiisoli encodes:
- the dapF gene encoding diaminopimelate epimerase, with protein MSTRIAFLKGHGTENDFVIVPDPENAIDLPPAAVAALCDRRAGIGGDGLLHVVWSAAHPEAVPMAAEAEWFMDYRNGDGSIAEMCGNGVRVFARYLQRAGHVAEGDVAVATRGGVKTVHIAKDGDITVGMGRALLPAGDVTVSVGEHSWPARNVNMGNPHAVAFVEDLAQAGDLYTPPPFSPPGAYPNGVNVEFVVDRGPGHVAMRVHERGSGETRSCGTGACAVAVATARRDGADPAVTGVPATYTVDVPGGRLVITEQPDGEIEMTGPAVIVAEGEIDADWWTDAR; from the coding sequence ATGAGCACACGGATCGCCTTCCTCAAGGGGCACGGCACCGAGAACGACTTCGTGATCGTCCCGGACCCCGAGAACGCCATCGATCTGCCCCCGGCCGCCGTCGCCGCCCTGTGCGACCGCCGCGCGGGCATCGGTGGTGACGGTCTGCTGCACGTCGTGTGGTCGGCGGCGCACCCCGAGGCCGTGCCGATGGCGGCCGAGGCGGAGTGGTTCATGGACTACCGCAACGGCGACGGATCGATCGCCGAGATGTGCGGCAACGGCGTGCGGGTGTTCGCGCGCTACCTCCAGCGTGCCGGGCATGTGGCCGAGGGCGACGTGGCCGTGGCCACCCGCGGGGGAGTCAAGACCGTGCACATCGCCAAGGACGGTGACATCACCGTCGGCATGGGCCGGGCGCTGCTGCCCGCGGGGGACGTCACGGTGAGCGTCGGCGAGCACAGCTGGCCCGCGCGGAACGTGAACATGGGCAACCCGCACGCCGTCGCGTTCGTCGAGGACCTCGCCCAGGCGGGCGACCTGTACACCCCGCCGCCGTTCAGCCCGCCCGGCGCCTACCCGAACGGGGTGAACGTCGAGTTCGTCGTCGACCGCGGTCCCGGGCACGTCGCGATGCGGGTGCACGAGCGAGGCTCCGGCGAGACCCGCTCCTGCGGCACCGGCGCCTGCGCCGTCGCCGTGGCCACCGCCCGGCGGGACGGCGCCGACCCGGCCGTCACCGGAGTTCCGGCGACGTACACCGTCGACGTCCCCGGCGGACGGCTCGTGATCACCGAGCAGCCCGACGGAGAGATCGAGATGACCGGCCCCGCGGTGATCGTCGCCGAGGGCGAGATCGACGCCGACTGGTGGACGGACGCACGCTGA
- the miaA gene encoding tRNA (adenosine(37)-N6)-dimethylallyltransferase MiaA: MSSACPTPRVIAVVGPTAAGKSDLGVHLARELGGEVVNADSMQLYRGMDIGTAKLTPEERGEVPHHLLDIWDVTVTASVAEYQRLARERIDSLLAEGRWPILVGGSGLYVRGAVDNLEFPGTDPQVRAALEEELALRGPGALHARLAAADPEAGRAILPSNGRRIVRALEVIEITGRPFTANLPGHDSVYDTVQIGVDVARPELDERIARRVDRMWETGLVEEVRALEAQGLRDGRTASRALGYQQVLAALAGECTLQEARDETVRATKRFARRQDSWFRRDPRVHWLSGAATDLTELPQLALALVERPVTA, translated from the coding sequence GTGAGCAGCGCATGCCCCACCCCTCGTGTCATCGCCGTCGTCGGACCGACCGCGGCCGGAAAGTCCGATCTGGGCGTCCACCTCGCCCGGGAACTCGGTGGGGAGGTCGTCAACGCCGACTCCATGCAGCTCTACCGTGGGATGGACATCGGCACCGCGAAACTGACACCCGAGGAACGCGGCGAGGTCCCGCATCATCTGCTGGACATCTGGGACGTGACCGTCACGGCCTCGGTCGCCGAGTACCAGCGGCTCGCCCGGGAGCGGATCGACTCCCTCCTCGCCGAGGGCCGCTGGCCGATCCTCGTCGGCGGATCCGGGCTGTACGTGCGCGGCGCCGTCGACAACCTGGAGTTCCCCGGCACCGACCCCCAGGTCCGGGCCGCGCTGGAGGAGGAACTCGCGCTGCGCGGACCCGGCGCGCTGCACGCCAGGCTGGCCGCCGCCGACCCGGAGGCGGGCCGCGCGATCCTGCCCAGCAACGGACGCCGCATCGTCCGGGCCCTGGAGGTGATCGAGATCACCGGCCGTCCTTTCACCGCCAACCTCCCCGGCCACGACTCGGTCTACGACACCGTGCAGATCGGCGTCGACGTGGCGCGCCCCGAGCTGGACGAGCGCATCGCCCGACGGGTCGACCGGATGTGGGAGACCGGACTGGTCGAAGAAGTGCGCGCACTCGAGGCGCAAGGGTTGCGAGACGGGCGTACGGCGTCGCGTGCGCTCGGCTACCAGCAGGTTCTCGCCGCGCTGGCCGGCGAGTGCACGCTCCAGGAGGCCCGGGACGAGACCGTCCGCGCCACCAAACGCTTCGCGCGCCGCCAGGATTCATGGTTCAGACGCGACCCCCGGGTGCATTGGCTGAGTGGGGCCGCGACGGACCTCACGGAACTTCCGCAGCTCGCTCTGGCGTTGGTCGAACGACCGGTTACAGCCTGA